The genomic region TGGGTCGGTGGTGGTGGAGACACGGGCGCTGGCGTGCCGGCGGGGGATCGCGGAGTTCGGCCCGGTGCAAGTGTGGTCGACGTTCCCCTTCGGGCTGACGCGCAAGAGCGTGACGTATGTGCAGGAGGGGCGGGTGGCGGTGAGGCCCTGGACGGCGCCGGTGCGGGAGGGGCTGCTGCGGGCGAGGGCGGGGGCGGGTGGGAATGGGCAGACAGTGCGGCGGAGCCGGACGGGGGACGAGTTTTACTCCTTGCGGGAGTTTGCGCACGGGGACAGTTTGCGGTCGATCGCGTGGCGGAGCACGGCGCGCCTAGGCCACGCGGTGGTGCGGGAGATGGCGTCGCGCCCGTCGCGCCGCGTGTGGGTCGTGCTCTGCTTTGAGCTGGATGTGGGTGACGGGACCGTGAGCAGCGGGGGAGTCAACAATGAGCAGGTGATCAGCGTTGGCGCGGGGCTGCTGGCGCAGGCCGTGCGGAATGGCTTGGAGCCGGGACTGGCGCTGGCGGATGGGCGGGTGCTGGAGCACCCGCGGGCGTCGGCGAAGCTGGACCGGATGATGGACGCACTGGCGACGCTGAACCCGGTCGGGGGCGGCGGCGGCGGGGCAGGCAAGGGGCTGGCGTTCGCCGGGCCGCAGGACGGCGTGGTGCTGGTGTGCTCGGCTGGGGCGGGCCCGGAGGGGATCGCGGGCGAGCGGGTGCTGATCGAGGACTCGGGCAACTACTCGGAGGGGCTGCCCGCGGGCTGGCATCCGAGGTTTGAGGAGACTGACAGGAAACGCACGAGCCGCTG from Phycisphaerales bacterium harbors:
- a CDS encoding DUF58 domain-containing protein, with the translated sequence MPASARVAKPMSLPGKMARVVGRRYHFNGGGLAYVLTTMVLVVGAVNSQNNMLFWLFGLGVAGLLISGFLSGGTLMQIGVEREVAPVGQVGDEVVIRYRLHNRSRVFPAYAITVEELARHRRTVVSWPGRLRMRPAFAAYIPPRGSVVVETRALACRRGIAEFGPVQVWSTFPFGLTRKSVTYVQEGRVAVRPWTAPVREGLLRARAGAGGNGQTVRRSRTGDEFYSLREFAHGDSLRSIAWRSTARLGHAVVREMASRPSRRVWVVLCFELDVGDGTVSSGGVNNEQVISVGAGLLAQAVRNGLEPGLALADGRVLEHPRASAKLDRMMDALATLNPVGGGGGGAGKGLAFAGPQDGVVLVCSAGAGPEGIAGERVLIEDSGNYSEGLPAGWHPRFEETDRKRTSRWWKLVEAWTGGDE